One segment of Ipomoea triloba cultivar NCNSP0323 chromosome 12, ASM357664v1 DNA contains the following:
- the LOC115998996 gene encoding scarecrow-like protein 9, translating into MVMERNVRVICEASGDKLKGKTQSVFLDPNLINSLNISETLADSNGMTSSLCDEGLPNFLDPTVIDSLRISHTLVDRNRCIENLYGESISKFSDTVLIENSRGEQSLHIGNSCHQGIPSFPDPILVGSLNVSQTCSDRNELAGNLNGQAVSDFLDPVLIENLRISQTSVNQNGLTGVLNDDGPPSVMDLHLINGLGVCEDLLDQNQFAFPPLQSDPKLNVVAPSNKGDAREDFDFNDGDLNYIGQMLMEENMEEKVCMFQESTALQDTERSFYEAIGEKYPPPAGRYTVSNSDQNGILVDGNCHKSIKNANSRLLCPKMDPYPSESDISSAQPIQVSVPLQTISQSSYSTSSSSGTVNDGHVDSPVSTLRIPEICNSKELPVDLGYNGKKRSAEKNEVAVNMEKNYENQHSREMSKAKKNLHNEDLEALEGRSNKQSAVSSDSTLKPEVFDMVLLCSGGKNESALRQALQIVSIKNATDNDDSKASNGGKKSRRKKQRGKRDTVDLRTLLTLCAEAVVADDRRNASEFLKQLRQHSSQTGDGMQRLAHYFADGLEARMAGSGTQIYKALITKPTSAADILKAYQLFLAICPFRKISNFFSNKTTMNLAQSATSVHVIDFGILYGFQWPCFIQRLSSRKGGPPRLRITGIDLPQPGFRPAERVEETGKRLANYAERFNVPFEFNAIAKKWETIKIEDIKINKDEVLVVNCLFRLRNLLDETVVVNSPRDIVLKLIRELNPHVFIQGIVNGAYNSPFFITRFREALFHFSSLFDMLDTNVPRNIHERILIEKTIFGQEAKNVIACETAERVERPETYKQWHVRNMRAGFLPLPLNKEIMKMSRDRAKVYNKDFVIDEDGEWLLQGWKGRIVYALSSWRPAS; encoded by the coding sequence ATGGTCATGGAAAGAAATGTGAGGGTGATATGTGAGGCTTCAGGAGATAAATTGAAGGGTAAAACCCAATCTGTTTTCCTGGATCCAAATTTGATTAATAGTTTGAACATTAGTGAAACCCTCGCAGACTCGAATGGAATGACCTCGAGCCTATGTGATGAAGGCCTGCCAAATTTTCTGGACCCTACTGTTATTGACAGCTTGAGAATTAGCCACACCTTGGTTGATCGAAACCGATGTATTGAAAATTTATATGGTGAAAGCATATCAAAGTTTTCGGACACGGTTTTGATTGAAAACTCGAGAGGTGAGCAAAGCCTGCACATAGGAAATTCATGCCATCAAGGTATACCGAGTTTTCCAGATCCAATTTTGGTTGGTAGTCTGAATGTTAGCCAAACCTGTTCGGATCGAAACGAACTCGCTGGAAATTTAAATGGTCAGGCTGTATCGGATTTTCTGGATCCGGTTCTGATTGAGAACTTGAGAATTAGCCAAACTTCGGTGAATCAAAATGGGCTCACGGGAGTTTTAAATGATGATGGTCCACCATCTGTTATGGATCTGCATTTGATTAACGGTCTCGGAGTTTGTGAGGACTTGTTGGATCAAAATCAGTTTGCATTTCCACCGCTTCAATCTGATCCGAAGCTAAACGTTGTAGCCCCATCAAACAAGGGTGATGCTCGCGAGGACTTTGATTTTAACGATGGAGATCTTAACTATATTGGCCAGATGCTCATGGAAGAAAACATGGAAGAGAAGGTGTGTATGTTTCAAGAGTCTACTGCTCTCCAAGATACTGAAAGATCATTTTACGAGGCTATAGGCGAGAAGTATCCACCGCCTGCTGGTCGTTATACAGTTTCCAATTCCGATCAAAATGGAATTTTGGTTGATGGAAATTGTCACAAATCTATCAAAAATGCTAACTCTCGTTTGTTGTGTCCCAAAATGGACCCTTATCCCAGTGAATCTGACATTTCTAGTGCCCAACCTATTCAAGTTAGTGTCCCGTTGCAGACTATATCTCAGTCGTCCTACAGCACATCAAGCAGCTCGGGCACCGTAAATGATGGCCACGTTGATTCTCCTGTGAGTACGTTAAGGATTCCTGAAATTTGTAATAGCAAGGAGTTGCCTGTTGATTTGGGTTATAATGGGAAGAAGAGAAGTGCAGAGAAAAATGAAGTGGCAGTTAATATGGAGAAGAATTACGAGAATCAGCACTCTCGTGAAATGTCCAAAGCGAAAAAGAATCTGCACAACGAAGATCTGGAAGCGTTGGAGGGGAGAAGTAACAAGCAGTCAGCAGTTTCATCTGACTCGACTCTTAAACCGGAAGTGTTTGACATGGTGTTGCTATGCAGTGGAGGGAAGAATGAATCGGCTCTTCGTCAGGCCTTGCAGATTGTATCGATAAAAAATGCAACAGACAATGACGATTCAAAGGCATCCAATGGGGGGAAGAAATCtcgaagaaagaaacaaagagGTAAAAGAGACACGGTAGACTTGAGAACGCTTTTGACACTTTGTGCAGAAGCCGTTGTAGCTGATGACCGTAGGAATGCGAGTGAGTTTCTGAAGCAGCTCAGGCAACACTCGAGTCAAACGGGGGATGGTATGCAAAGGCTGGCTCATTACTTTGCGGATGGTCTCGAGGCAAGGATGGCGGGTTCCGGGACCCAAATATATAAAGCCCTTATAACCAAACCTACCTCGGCTGCTGATATCCTAAAAGCGTATCAGCTATTTCTTGCTATCTGTCCATTCAGGAAGATCTCGAATTTCTTCTCGAACAAGACAACCATGAATCTAGCCCAAAGTGCAACATCCGTGCACGTTATTGATTTCGGTATCCTTTATGGTTTTCAATGGCCTTGCTTCATACAGCGTCTTTCCTCTAGAAAGGGTGGACCTCCAAGGCTTCGTATAACTGGAATTGATCTTCCACAGCCGGGTTTTCGACCAGCAGAGAGGGTTGAGGAAACAGGGAAACGCTTGGCTAATTATGCCGAGAGGTTCAATGTTCCATTTGAGTTTAATGCTATAGCAAAGAAGTGGGAAACGATTAAAATCGAGGATATAAAGATAAACAAGGACGAGGTTCTTGTTGTTAACTGCCTATTTAGGCTTAGGAATCTCCTTGACGAGACCGTGGTTGTGAACAGTCCGAGAGATATTGTTTTGAAGCTCATCCGGGAGTTGAATCCACATGTTTTCATACAGGGGATTGTCAACGGTGCTTACAATTCCCCCTTCTTTATCACACGATTTCGAGAGGCTTTGTTTCATTTCTCGTCTTTGTTTGATATGCTCGACACTAACGTTCCCCGCAATATCCACGAGAGGATACTTATTGAAAAGACGATATTTGGGCAGGAAGCAAAGAACGTTATTGCGTGTGAAACCGCAGAGAGGGTCGAGAGGCCAGAGACGTACAAGCAATGGCACGTTAGGAACATGCGGGCGGGATTTCTTCCGCTTCCTTTGAACAAGGAGATCATGAAGATGTCCAGAGACCGGGCCAAGGTATACAACAAGGATTTTGTAATTGATGAAGACGGGGAATGGCTTCTTCAAGGATGGAAGGGACGCATTGTCTATGCACTTTCCTCCTGGAGACCCGCTTCTTGA
- the LOC115999047 gene encoding telomere repeat-binding protein 4-like yields MVLKKRLEYGFGGFQIPCVPRGPRSVRRRHPLKSLEDNQICAFELLATVAGKLLQESESSASSNAADVKDEEKGIVKQEKIEAGKYVNKSECLDQGSSVESGFVSDPLVEGQKIDDGFGGSLYPKDCSFQEQTSTVLESDFSKAFCGVKLENSRNVVADGDLDNGVRGEPDGDCTVKDIEEDLTVANDCTVKDPMENYVNDNTLHLVNSESSVHFPLYRERFPRVSFAKHRNDVKLGVRDDGENSYGCYKHSTKIKPFRSQSRIGYKRIRKMLTSRHRKTALGLKECEFSDTYEAVKHSYRSRKIFHARERCHLETSSKRRKLCNRSFAIAYDQEASSESISNLPDKRINGDNSSSTVITHRGNEASAFVKSHQKSKDPNLKFSIKSFKVPELYIEVPETATVGSLKRTVMEAVTAIVAGGLRVGVVLQGKKVRDDNRTLKQAGISHNGNINALGFTLEPNLSQVSLISTPKDAPSSLRAAVETEVSGSPASPNLDLALSTIPSDPSPGIIMDKHVEGNRELVPLFENPTVPSTKVCDPDTKALVPVPPSNPEALAIVPLNRKSKGTELSQRRTRRPFSVAEVDALVGAVEQLGTGRWRDVKMRAFENADHRTYVDLKDKWKTLVHTASIAPQQRRGEPVPQELLNRVLAAHSYWSQHQAKQHGKSHAALPLRTEV; encoded by the exons ATGGTGCTGAAGAAGAGATTGGAGTATGGTTTTGGTGGGTTTCAGATTCCCTGTGTGCCTAGAGGTCCCAGATCAGTTCGA AGGAGACACCCCCTCAAAAGTTTGGAGGATAATCAAatttgtgcatttgaattgtTGGCCACTGTGGCTGGGAAGCTTTTGCAGGAGAGTGAAAGCTCTGCTTCTAGTAATGCTGCAGATGTGAAAGATGAGGAGAAAGGTATTGTTAAGCAAGAGAAGATTGAAGCAGGGAAATATGTGAATAAATCTGAGTGCCTTGATCAGGGAAGCTCGGTGGAGAGCGGTTTTGTATCTGATCCCCTCGTTGAAGGGCAAAAAATCGATGATGGTTTTGGTGGATCTTTGTATCCGAAAGATTGTTCGTTCCAGGAACAGACTTCTACGGTTTTGGAGTCTGATTTCTCGAAGGCGTTTTGTGGTGTGAAGTTGGAGAACAGTAGGAATGTTGTTGCAGATGGGGATTTGGATAATGGAGTACGAGGTGAACCCGATGGGGATTGCACTGTAAAGGATATAGAAGAAGACTTAACCGTAGCTAACGATTGCACTGTAAAGGATCCAATGGAGAATTATGTGAATGATAACACCCTCCACCTCGTTAACTCAGAGAGTAGTGTACATTTTCCGCTGTACAGGGAACGTTTTCCTCGTGTTTCTTTTGCAAAGCACAGGAACGATGTAAAGTTAGGTGTTAGAGATGATGGCGAAAATTCTTACGGGTGCTATAAACACAGCACCAAGATTAAGCCCTTCAGGTCACAATCCCGCATTGGGTACAAACGAATCAGGAAAATGCTGACATCCAGACACCGAAAGACAGCTCTTGGGTTGAAGGAATGCGAGTTTTCTGACACTT ATGAAGCGGTGAAGCATTCATATCGTAGTAGGAAAATCTTTCATGCCCGAGAAAGATGTCACCTCGAAACTTCCTCGAAGAGGAGGAAGTTGTGTAACCGTAGCTTTGCTATTGCGTATGATCAGGAGGCTAGTAGTGAAAGCATTTCTAATTTGCCCGACAAGAGAATTAACGGAGACAATAGTAGCTCGACCGTGATTACACATAGAG GAAACGAGGCTTCCGCTTTCGTTAAGAGCCACCAAAAGTCTAAAGACCCTAATT TAAAATTTAGCATCAAGTCTTTCAAGGTGCCCGAGCTTTACATTGAGGTTCCCGAAACTGCAACAGTTGGATCATTGAAG AGAACAGTCATGGAGGCTGTTACAGCCATAGTAGCGGGTGGTTTACGGGTAGGAGTTGTTCTCCAAGGAAAGAAGGTAAGAGACGATAATAGAACTCTAAAGCAAGCCGGTATATCTCACAATGGAAACATCAATGCATTGGGTTTTACGTTGGAGCCTAATTTAAGCCAAGTTTCTCTTATTTCGACCCCGAAAGATGCTCCTTCTTCCTTACGTGCTGCTGTGGAAACAGAAGTTTCCGg GAGTCCAGCCAGTCCTAACTTGGATTTGGCGCTTTCCACTATTCCATCTGATCCCTCACCCGGGATTATTATGGATAAACACGTCGAGGGCAACCGTGAGTTGGTACCATTGTTCGAGAATCCTACCGTTCCCTCGACTAAAGTATGTGATCCGGACACCAAAGCTTTGGTGCCAGTTCCACCATCTAATCCCGAGGCACTTGCTATTGTTCCTCTGAATCGGAAAAGTAAGGGCACTGAACTTTCACAACGTAGGACCCGAAGACCGTTTTCTGTTGCAGAAGTTGATGCACTGGTTGGAGCAGTAGAGCAACTCGGAACAGGAAG GTGGCGTGATGTTAAAATGCGTGCTTTTGAGAATGCAGATCATCGCACATACGTTGACTTGAAG GATAAATGGAAGACGTTGGTTCACACTGCGAGCATCGCCCCCCAGCAAAGGCGGGGAGAGCCTGTACCGCAGGAGCTTCTGAACCGGGTCTTAGCTGCCCACTCGTACTGGTCCCAACATCAGGCCAAGCAACATGGGAAGAGCCACGCTGCTTTGCCTCTGAGGACCGAGGTTTGA
- the LOC115998306 gene encoding protein FIZZY-RELATED 3 produces MNSTPQRRKSGINLPSTMNETSLRLDTFSTPRGASSSLRSKTNLPSPMSMSPRTLSNLSSSPSSKSANCSDRFIPCRSSSRLHAFGLVEKASPGKEGGGGNEAYISLLRSELFGADFGSFSSPAGNIGSPLSPSRNMLRFKTEHSGPNSPYSSSILGMDNGLSGEVSTPPKPPRKVPKTPHKVLDAPALQDDFYLNLVDWSSQNVLAVGLGTCVYLWTASNSKVTKLCDLGPSDSVCSVQWTREGSYISIGTSLGQVQVWDGTQCKKVRTFGGHQTRTGVLAWSSRILSSGSRDRNILQHDLRVPNDFVSRLVGHKSEVCGLKWSHDDRELASGGNDNQLLVWNLHSQQPTLRLTEHTAAVKAITWSPHQSGLLASGGGTADRCIRFWNTSNGNQLNSVDTGSQVCNLAWSKNVNEIVSTHGYSQNQVMVWKYPSMSKVATLTGHSLRVLYLAMSPDGQTIVTGAGDETLRFWNVFPSAKTPAPVKDTGLWSLGRTHIR; encoded by the exons atgAATTCAACACCGCAAAGGAGGAAGAGCGGGATTAATCTCCCGTCGACGATGAACGAAACATCGCTTCGGCTCGATACCTTCTCCACGCCGAGAGGAGCGTCGTCGTCGCTGCGGTCTAAAACGAATTTGCCGTCTCCGATGTCGATGTCGCCGAGGACTCTCTCGAACCTGTCGTCCTCGCCGTCGTCGAAGTCGGCGAACTGCAGCGACAGGTTCATCCCTTGCAGATCGTCGTCGCGGCTGCACGCGTTCGGACTGGTCGAGAAGGCGTCGCCGGGGAAGGAGGGAGGAGGAGGGAACGAGGCCTACATTAGTTTGTTGAGATCTGAGCTTTTTGGTGCTGACTTTggctctttttcttctcctgcAGGGAACATCGGATCGCCATTGAGTCCTAGCAGGAATATGCTAAGGTTCAAGACGGAGCATTCCGGCCCTAATTCTCCGTATTCATCTTCAATTTTGGGGATGGATAACGGCCTTTCTGGCGAGGTTTCAACTCCTCCTAAGCCTCCCAGGAAGGTCCCCAAAACTCCCCATAAG GTTTTGGATGCACCAGCTCTTCAAGATGATTTCTACCTGAATCTGGTGGATTGGTCCTCTCAGAATGTTCTTGCTGTTGGGTTGGGAACCTGTGTTTATTTATGGACTGCATCAAATAGCAAA GTGACAAAGTTGTGTGACTTGGGACCTAGTGACAGTGTCTGCTCAGTCCAGTGGACTCGCGAGGGTTCTTACATATCCATAGGGACAAGTCTCGGTCAAGTTCAG GTTTGGGATGGGACTCAGTGCAAGAAGGTTAGGACTTTCGGTGGGCATCAAACGAGAACTGGAGTTCTGGCATGGAGTTCTCGCATCTTGTCTTCTGGAAGTAGAGATCGGAACATCCTTCAGCATGATCTTCGCGTCCCTAATGACTTTGTAAGCCGGCTTGTTGGTCATAAATCTGAG GTTTGTGGGCTGAAATGGTCTCATGATGACCGAGAACTGGCATCTGGTGGCAATGACAATCAG CTTTTGGTCTGGAATCTGCACTCCCAGCAGCCAACTTTGAGACTAACAGAGCACACTGCTGCTGTAAAAGCCATTACCTGGTCTCCTCACCAAAGTGGCCTTCTTGCATCAGGAGGAGGAACTGCAGATCGCTGCATTCGCTTCTGGAACACCAGTAATGGCAATCAATTGAATAGCGTGGATACTGGAAGCCAG GTCTGCAATCTCGCCTGGAGCAAAAATGTAAATGAAATAGTTAGCACCCATGGATACTCCCAAAATCAAGTAATGGTGTGGAAGTATCCATCCATGTCCAAGGTGGCAACTCTAACTGGGCACAGCTTGCGGGTACTTTACCTTGCTATGTCGCCCGATGGCCAG ACAATAGTGACTGGAGCTGGAGATGAGACTCTCAGGTTTTGGAATGTCTTCCCTTCTGCAAAAACACCC GCACCGGTCAAAGACACAGGACTGTGGTCTCTAGGAAGAACACATATCAGATGA